The following coding sequences are from one Gossypium hirsutum isolate 1008001.06 chromosome A12, Gossypium_hirsutum_v2.1, whole genome shotgun sequence window:
- the LOC107920038 gene encoding uncharacterized protein yields MDGVTVASTPSPSYSTTAYVSWDEVNVSSDKGRRVVHYYLKRRDGVSDLAVIGKEKSLRHMSYHFAIKNRSLFFSSTSFYKLKSRREVVNWLNSVVSDSSSRESHCSVDGIWNGKDVKSMDFGAVKDLQSQKLVQKEFLWLGSSWTCKRKKKHYESFRRNGVIISVHDFVYVLAEENKRLVAYLEDLYEVSRGNKMVVVRWFHKIDEVDIDLHHNYNCREIFFSHCLQDLSIECIDGLATVLSPLHFKKFLNEATHTRLEPFVCCKQFENDVKPFDVTQVKGYWKQDILRYMYGLSPSNDCVTRQQRADDLKTVWDVDDDVGIRPRKRYCRSKDDYMHMHFSGSRESMDTSFADVQDFHKSKNGNASFNFSGGNFAFLSTGEAKRYSSHHLTVGSEVEVLTQDSGMRGCWFRARIIKKHRNKMKLQYQDIQDAANEANKLEEWILATKVATSDEVGIRVSGRTTIRPSSQFTKGSTSCIGVGSVVDVWWHDGWWEGLVVQELEDKFRVHFPGEKRESVFGIGDIRQSQEWIGNRWINMKERHDLVSTIIQAGKQEASKSYNFNTDKNTICVSGQCGKEATECKGSAVEPGNERAQDASVVPDLSKDGRLSQLKWKSSRKRKRVTSNCVRKLNCSRNLIKSTAQSVACERFLIPASLKVDNENCKNIGDPLFSSSVVPPLTSLVMTR; encoded by the exons ATGGACGGTGTGACGGTGGCGTCGACGCCTTCGCCGTCGTACTCTACGACGGCCTATGTGAGCTGGGACGAGGTGAATGTTTCAAGCGATAAAGGAAGGAGAGTGGTTCACTATTATTTGAAGAGAAGGGACGGCGTTTCAGATCTGGCTGTGATTGGTAAAGAAAAGAGCTTGAGGCACATGTCTTATCATTTCGCTATTAAGAACcgttctcttttcttctcttcgaCTTCTTTTTACAAGCTCAAGTCTCGCCGGGAGGTCGTCAATTGGCTTAATTCTGTCGTTTCCG ATTCTTCTTCACGTGAGTCTCACTGTTCAGTTGATGGCATTTGGAATGGAAAGGACGTGAAAAGTATGGATTTTGGAGCCGTCAAG GATCTTCAGTCACAAAAGCTGGTCCAAAAAGAATTTTTATGGTTAGGTTCTTCGTGGACGTGCAAGAGAAAAAAGAAACACTATGAGTCTTTCCGCAGGAATGGTGTAATAATTTCG GTTCACGACTTCGTTTATGTCTTAGCTGAGGAGAATAAACGACTTGTTGCCTATTTGGAAGATTTGTATGAGGTCTCTAGGGGCAACAAGATGGTTGTGGTACGATGGTTTCACAAAATTGATGAGGTTGATATTGACCTTCATCACAATTATAATTGCagagaaattttcttttctcattGTCTTCAAGATCTCAGTATTGAATGCATAGATGGATTGGCTACTGTCCTTAGTCCTTTGCATTTCAAGAAATTTTTGAATGAGGCAACACACACTCGGCTGGAGCCATTTGTATGCTGCAAGCAATTTGAAAATGATGTTAAGCCTTTTGATGTGACTCAAGTTAAGGGTTACTGGAAACAAGATATACTTAGATATATGTATGGTCTTTCTCCTTCAAATGATTGTGTGACTCGTCAGCAACGTGCTGACGACCTGAAAACTGTTTGGGATGTTGATGACGATGTTGGGATTAGGCCTAGAAAGAGATATTGTCGATCAAAAGATGATTATATGCACATGCATTTCAGTGGCAGTAGAGAGTCAATGGATACATCATTTGCAGATGTGCAAGACTTTCACAAAAGCAAAAATGGAAATGCATCATTCAATTTCAGTGGTGGGAATTTTGCGTTCCTGTCCACTGGTGAGGCTAAGCGATATTCTTCTCACCATTTAACGGTAGGTTCCGAGGTTGAAGTGCTAACTCAAGATAGTGGTATGAGAGGGTGTTGGTTTAGAGCTCGTATAATTAAGAAGCACAGAAATAAGATGAAGTTGCAATACCAAGACATCCAGGATGCAGCTAATGAAGCTAACAAATTAGAG GAATGGATTTTAGCAACCAAGGTTGCCACTTCTGATGAAGTGGGTATTCGTGTTTCTGGCCGGACAACTATTCGACCGTCTTCACAATTCACCAAAGGTAGTACTTCATGTATTGGTGTTGGGTCTGTTGTTGATGTCTGGTGGCATGATGGTTGGTGGGAAGGCCTTGTTGTTCAGGAGTTGGAAGATAAATTTCGTGTTCATTTCCCAG GAGAAAAGCGGGAATCAGTCTTTGGTATCGGTGATATAAGACAATCTCAGGAATGGATAGGAAATCGGTGGATAAATATGAAGGAAAGGCATGATCTTGTGAGTACCATCATCCAGGCCGGAAAGCAAGAGGCAAGCAAATCCTATAATTTCAATACCGACAAAAACACCATTTGTGTGAGTGGACAGTGTGGTAAAGAAGCCACTGAGTGTAAAGGTTCTGCTGTTGAACCAGGAAATGAGAGGGCACAAGATGCGAGTGTTGTTCCAGATCTTTCAAAGGATGGTCGGCTTTCTCAGTTGAAGTGGAAGTCATCTAGGAAGAGAAAACGTGTGACTTCAAACTGTGTACGGAAACTGAATTGCAGTCGAAACCTCATCAAAAGCACTGCACAGTCAGTTGCTTGTGAACGATTTTTGATCCCTGCATCCTTAAAAGTCGATAATGAGAACTGCAAGAACATAGGTGATCCGTTATTCAGTTCTTCAGTAGTGCCGCCGCTAACAAGCTTGGTAATGACTAGGTGA